The following are encoded together in the Anopheles nili chromosome 3, idAnoNiliSN_F5_01, whole genome shotgun sequence genome:
- the LOC128726001 gene encoding uncharacterized protein LOC128726001, which translates to MDKIGKLILVFSFALTLALVMGRKDEDSLKDLFAGANVWAPLMKWNRVPAYDAGANFPNQPSEYDDYEQPDVTGSVDGPSAIVKRSQARQPICEVLLNMVYVGNGTDGYEYRPNHYVTESCLGSYNSYQNKCTETGLSCTQIRQKIYITRRKVPGTDNKPTNCWEHVALKEIDAGCECMWPKEQIGDKHSYRLGK; encoded by the exons ATTTTggtgttttccttcgcactCACGCTGGCACTCGTGATGGGCCGCAAGGACGAGGACTCACTGAAGGACCTCTTTGCTGGTGCGAACGTATGGGCACCACTAATGAAGTGGAACCGCGTGCCCGCGTACGACGCCGgtgcaaattttcccaaccaacccaGCGAGTACGATGACTACGAGCAACCGGATGTGACCGGAAGCGTCGATGGGCCGTCAGCGATCGTGAAACGCTCCCAAGCCCGCCAACCGATCTGCGAGGTCCTGCTGAACATGGTGTACGTGGGTAACGGCACCGATGGGTACGAATACCGGCCAAATCACTACGTCACCGAGTCCTGCCTCGGTTCGTACAACAGCTACCAGAACAAG TGCACCGAGACGGGCCTATCCTGCACACAGATACGTCAAAAGATCTACATCACGCGCCGCAAGGTGCCCGGAACGGATAACAAACCCACCAACTGCTGGGAACACGTCGCACTCAAGGAG ATCGATGCCgggtgtgagtgtatgtggcCAAAGGAGCAGATCGGTGACAAGCACTCCTACCGGTTGGGCAAATAA